TTGACGATGATGGTCTTGGCCTTGAAGGCTTCGAGAATCGGCATGCCGGCAATCGGCGACTTCGGATCGTTCTTCGCCGCCGGGTTGACCACGTCGTTGGCACCCAGCACCAGCACCACGTCGGCCTGGCCGAACTCGGAGTTGATGTCTTCCATCTCGAACACCTGGTCGTAAGGCACTTCGGCTTCGGCCAGCAAGACGTTCATGTGGCCGGGCATGCGCCCCGCTACCGGGTGGATCGCGTATTTCACGGTCACGCCGCGGTGGGTCAGCTTCTCGGTCAGCTCTTTCAGCGCGTGCTGGGCGCGTGCCACCGCCAGGCCGTAGCCGGGAACAATGATCACGGTATCGGCGTTGGTCAGCAGGAAGGTCGCATCGTCGGCCGAACCGGATTTCACTGGGCGTGCTTCCTTCGAACCTGCCGGGCCGCCGGCATCGGCTGTGTTGCCGAAACCGCCCAGCAGCACGTTGAAGAACGAACGGTTCATCGCCTTGCACATGATGTAGGAGAGGATTGCACCGCTGGAGCCCACCAGGGAGCCGGCGATGATCAGCATCGAGTTGTTCAGGGAAAAACCGATCCCTGCTGCCGCCCAGCCCGAGTAGCTGTTGAGCATCGACACTACTACTGGCATGTCGGCACCGCCGATCGGGATGATGATCAGCACGCCCATGACGAAGGCCAGGGCCAGCATCAGGGCAAAAGCACCGAGGTTGCCGGTGACCATGAAGGTCACGCCCAGGCCGAGGGTGGCCAGGCCCAGTACCAGGTTGAGCTTGTGCTGCCCGGCGAACTGTACTGGTGCGCCTTGGAACAGGCGGAACTTGTACTTGCCCGACAGCTTGCCGAAGGCGATCACCGAACCGGAGAAGGTGATGGCACCGATGGCTGCGCCAAGGAACAGCTCCAGGCGGTTACCGGCGGGGATCGCGTCGCCCAGGTGCTTGACGATGCCCAGGGACTGCGGCTCAACCACGGCGGCAATGGCGATGAACACCGCGGCCAGGCCGATCATGCTGTGCATGAAGGCCACCAGCTCCGGCATCTTGGTCATCTCGACGCGCTTGGCCATGATCGAGCCGGCGGTGCCGCCGATCAGCAGGCCAACGATGACGTAGCCGATGCCAGCGGTGGCCAGTTCTGCGCCGAGCTTATAAATGAGGCCAACGGTGGTCAGTACTGCCAGGGCCATGCCCAGCATGCCGAACAGGTTGCCGCGTCGGGACGTGGTCGGGTGCGAAAGGCCCTTGAGCGCCTGGATAAAGCACACCGAGGCGATCAGATAGAGGGTTGTTACCAGGTTCATGCTCATTATTTCTGCACCTCTTCTTTCACGGCTTTGGGCGCTTTCTTCTTGAACATTTCCAGCATGCGACGGGTGACCAGGAAGCCGCCGAACACATTGACCGCAGCCAGGGCCACGGCCAGGGTGCCCATGGTCTTGCCCAACGGGGTCACGGTCAGGGCGGCAGCCAGCATGGCGCCGACGATGACGATGGCGGAAATGGCGTTGGTCACTGCCATCAGGGGGGTGTGCAGTGCGGGTGTAACGTTCCAGACCACGTGGTAACCGACATAGATCGCCAGCACGAAGATGATCAGGTTGTAGATACCGGGGGAGATAAGCTCTTCCATCGTCTGAATCCCTGCTTAGGCGTTTTTGCGGATGACTTGGCCGTCGCGGCACATCAGGCACGCGGCGACGATGTCGTCTTCGAGGTTGACTTCGAACTGCCCTTCTTTGGTGAAGACAAGCTTCAGGAAGTCCAGCAGGTTGCGGGCGTACAGCGCCGAGGCGTCGGCAGCCACTGCCCCGGCCAGATTGGTCGGGCCGACGATGGTCACGCCGTGCTCGACTACGACCTGGTCAGCCACAGTCAGTGGGCAGTTGCCGCCCTGAGCGGCTGCCAGGTCGATGACCACCGAACCGGGCTTCATCTGGGCCACGGTATCGGCGCTCAGCAGGGTTGGTGCCTTGCGGCCCGGAATCAGCGCGGTGGTGATGACGATATCGGCCTGTTTGGCGCGTTCGTGCACGGCCTGAGCCTGGCGCTGCATCCAGCTGGCCGGCATGGGGCGCGCGTAACCGCCGACACCGACGGCGCACTCGCGCTCTTCGTCAGTCTCGTAAGGCACGTCGACGAATTTGGCGCCCAGGGATTCGATCTGCTCCTTCACTGCCGGACGCACGTCCGAAGCTTCGATCACCGCACCCAGGCGCTTGGCCGTGGCGATGGCCTGCAGGCCGGCAACACCGGCGCCGAGAATCAGCACCCGGGCAGCCTTCACCGTTCCGGCGGCGGTCATCAGCATCGGCATGAAGCGCGGATAGTAGTGGGCAGCCAGCAGCACGGCCTTGTAGCCGGCGATGTTGGCCTGGGACGACAGCACGTCCAGGCTCTGGGCCCGGGAGGTGCGGGGTGCGGCCTCCAGGGCGAAGGCGGTGATCCCGCGCTCGGCCAGCTTGGCGATGGTTTCATTGCTGAACGGATTGAGCATGCCCACCAGTACGGTGCCGCTCTTGATCAGCGCCAGTTCGCTGTCGCTGGGCGCCACGACCTTGAGAATCAGCTCGGCGCCAAAGGCATCGTTGGCGTTGCCAATGGTTGCCCCTGCCGCTTCATAGGCACTGTCGACCACGCTGGCGTTAATGCCGGCGCCGCTTTGCACAGTGACTTTATGACCCTGGCCGATCAGCTTCTTGATGGTTTCCGGGGTTGCAGCAACCCGTGTTTCACCCGTCTGGGTTTCGAGAGGAACACCAATGTGCACGTCAAATCTCCTGCTTGATCTTATTGCTTTCGATCTTTCTTAGAAGGCCAGCGCACTTCGGAGGGTGCGGCTGGGGCGGCCGATCAGCACGATCCCGCTGAAATCACAGCGGGGCGCGGCATTTTGCAGGCGAACTTTGAGGCCTTCAAGGGATTCTGACTAGTGACGGAAAATTAACTACAAGTCACCCCGTGACCGAATGTCGCAACGTACCAGGTTAAAGCCTTGTAAGCCGTGCCTTTCAAGGCTTTGCTATGGAAAATAAGATTTTTCTCATCCGTGACATGAATAGTCTTACATTGCCCTTGAATAAACCCTACAAGCCGCGTGGTTAGGCGCTTGTAGAACGATTGTTCAAGGTGTCGGTACAGTCTGTGAAAATGCGACAAATAGTTATATCTGTAGGGTTCTGATTTATTTGACTACGGGGTCAGCTATTGGTTGTGAGCCTTTATTTTTCAAGGTTGTAGCTGTTTGCCTGGTTCACCAGCCAGTCGCGAAAAGCCCGTAAAGAGGCCGATTCCACTTTGCGTTCGGGAATCATCAGGTAATACGCCTTGATGCTCGAGAGTGCCTGGGGGTTGGCAATGACCAAGCGTTTTTCGGCCAGCTCGCGCTGGATAAGGAAGGGCGGAATCAAGGCGATACCCATGTCGTGCATGGCGGCCTGGGCGAGCATGGAGAATAGCTCGTAGCGCGGACCTGTCATGTCGCGGGGGATATTCAGCTGCTGTGAGTTGAACCATTGCCGCCAGGCATAAGGCCGCGTGGTCTGCTGCAGCAGGGGCAGTTCGGCTATGGCCTCGGCGCTCAACTCTTGCTGCTTGCCGAGCATTGCCGGGCTGCACACCGGCATCGGGTTTTCGCCCATCAGCCGGTGAGACTGGGTACCCGACCAATCGGCGTCGCCAAAGTAGATGGCGGCGTCGAAGGGGGTGTCGGCAAAGAGGAAGGGGCGCGTGCGGTTGGTCAGGTTGACCGTGACTTCGGGGTGCTGCTGCTGGAAGTCCTTCAGGCGTGGCAATAACCACTGCGTCCCGAAGGTCGGAACCACCGCCAGTTCGATGACGTTGGCCCCCTGCTGGCCCATCACTGAAAGTGTGTCGCGCTCCACTGCGTCCAGTTGTGTGGCGACCCGGCGGCTGTAGGACAGCCCGGCCTCAGTGAGCTTGACGCCCCGTCGTGAACGCCGGAAAAGTTCCAGCCCGAGGAACTCTTCAAGGCTGGCGATCTGTCGGCAGACCGCACCCTGGGTCAGGGAAAGCTCTTGGGCTGCCTTGGTAAAGCTCTCATGACGTGCCGCGGCTTCGAAGCTGATTAAGGCGGTGGTACTGGGGATCTTTCTGCGCATGTACGGCAATCTCACTAATAGATGCTGTAAAAGGCGGTTTAGGCCATTACGAAGTGAGAAATTAGCACAAAACTATGCGAAATCCTCGTTTGCCTGGGGGCGCACCGTAGGCCTAGGATCGTGTTCCACGATAGTTGACCTACTTCACGAGGATTCACTCATGGGCGGTAAAGCAAGCTTCAACTGGATCGATCCCCTTCTGCTGGACCAGCAACTCACCGAAGAAGAACGCATGGTCCGCGACAGTGCCGAGCAGTTCGCTCAAGACAAGCTGGCACCACGGGTTCTGGAAGCTTTCCGCCATGAGAAGACCGACCCGGCCATCTTCCGGGAAATGGGTGAAGTCGGCCTGTTGGGCGCTACCATTCCTGAGCAGTACGGCGGCAGCGGCCTTAACTATGTGTGCTATGGCCTGA
The DNA window shown above is from Pseudomonas protegens CHA0 and carries:
- a CDS encoding NAD(P)(+) transhydrogenase (Re/Si-specific) subunit beta — protein: MSMNLVTTLYLIASVCFIQALKGLSHPTTSRRGNLFGMLGMALAVLTTVGLIYKLGAELATAGIGYVIVGLLIGGTAGSIMAKRVEMTKMPELVAFMHSMIGLAAVFIAIAAVVEPQSLGIVKHLGDAIPAGNRLELFLGAAIGAITFSGSVIAFGKLSGKYKFRLFQGAPVQFAGQHKLNLVLGLATLGLGVTFMVTGNLGAFALMLALAFVMGVLIIIPIGGADMPVVVSMLNSYSGWAAAGIGFSLNNSMLIIAGSLVGSSGAILSYIMCKAMNRSFFNVLLGGFGNTADAGGPAGSKEARPVKSGSADDATFLLTNADTVIIVPGYGLAVARAQHALKELTEKLTHRGVTVKYAIHPVAGRMPGHMNVLLAEAEVPYDQVFEMEDINSEFGQADVVLVLGANDVVNPAAKNDPKSPIAGMPILEAFKAKTIIVNKRSMASGYAGLDNELFYLDKTMMVFGDAKKVIEDMVKAVE
- a CDS encoding NAD(P) transhydrogenase subunit alpha, coding for MEELISPGIYNLIIFVLAIYVGYHVVWNVTPALHTPLMAVTNAISAIVIVGAMLAAALTVTPLGKTMGTLAVALAAVNVFGGFLVTRRMLEMFKKKAPKAVKEEVQK
- a CDS encoding Re/Si-specific NAD(P)(+) transhydrogenase subunit alpha, whose translation is MHIGVPLETQTGETRVAATPETIKKLIGQGHKVTVQSGAGINASVVDSAYEAAGATIGNANDAFGAELILKVVAPSDSELALIKSGTVLVGMLNPFSNETIAKLAERGITAFALEAAPRTSRAQSLDVLSSQANIAGYKAVLLAAHYYPRFMPMLMTAAGTVKAARVLILGAGVAGLQAIATAKRLGAVIEASDVRPAVKEQIESLGAKFVDVPYETDEERECAVGVGGYARPMPASWMQRQAQAVHERAKQADIVITTALIPGRKAPTLLSADTVAQMKPGSVVIDLAAAQGGNCPLTVADQVVVEHGVTIVGPTNLAGAVAADASALYARNLLDFLKLVFTKEGQFEVNLEDDIVAACLMCRDGQVIRKNA
- a CDS encoding LysR family transcriptional regulator, which encodes MRRKIPSTTALISFEAAARHESFTKAAQELSLTQGAVCRQIASLEEFLGLELFRRSRRGVKLTEAGLSYSRRVATQLDAVERDTLSVMGQQGANVIELAVVPTFGTQWLLPRLKDFQQQHPEVTVNLTNRTRPFLFADTPFDAAIYFGDADWSGTQSHRLMGENPMPVCSPAMLGKQQELSAEAIAELPLLQQTTRPYAWRQWFNSQQLNIPRDMTGPRYELFSMLAQAAMHDMGIALIPPFLIQRELAEKRLVIANPQALSSIKAYYLMIPERKVESASLRAFRDWLVNQANSYNLEK